One part of the Phragmites australis chromosome 3, lpPhrAust1.1, whole genome shotgun sequence genome encodes these proteins:
- the LOC133912865 gene encoding cyclin-A3-1-like isoform X2, whose amino-acid sequence MADKENAAACAAPPRLTRAAAKRAAVVTAVAVAAKRKRIALTELPTLSNAVLCAHDDDDDKPKKKPLTAAEPKKTAPAPKPAPPAAAGVGEEDEGDPQLCAPYASDIYSYLRSMEAKRRPAEDYIAAVQVDVTANMRAILVDWLVEVAEEYKLVSDTLYLTVSYIDRFLSANALNRQKLQLLGVSAMLIASKYEEISPPNVEDFCYITDNTYTKQEVVKMESDILNLLKFEMGNPTTKTFLRMFIRSAQEDNKKYLSLSLEFLGSYLSELSLLDYGLLRFLPSLVAASVVFVARLTLDPHTYPWSKKLQTLTGYKPSELKDCVTAIHELQLNRKGSSTMVIRDKYKQHRFKGVSALLPPVEIPASYFKNLKE is encoded by the exons ATGGCCGACAAGGAGAACGCCGCCGCCTGCGCCGCCCCGCCGCGCCTCACCCGCGCAGCCGCCAAGCGGGCCGCCGTCGTCACTGCCgttgccgtcgctgccaagcgCAAGCGCATCGCGCTCACCGAACTCCCCACGCTCTCTAACGCCGTGCTCTGCGCgcatgacgacgacgacgacaagcCCAAGAAGAAGCCCCTCACCGCCGCCGAGCCCAAGAAGACCGCGCCCGCGCCCAAGCCGgcgcctcccgccgccgccggtgttggggaggaggatgaggggGACCCGCAGCTCTGCGCGCCCTACGCATCCGACATCTACTCCTACCTGCGCTCCATGGAG GCGAAGAGGCGGCCGGCGGAGGACTACATCGCAGCGGTGCAGGTCGACGTCACGGCCAACATGCGCGCCATCCTCGTCGACTGGCTCGTCGAGGTCGCCGAGGAGTACAAGCTCGTCTCCGACACGCTCTATCTCACAGTCTCCTACATCGACCGCTTCCTCTCCGCCAACGCACTCAACCGCCAGAAGCTGCAGCTCCTCGGCGTCTCCGCCATGCTCATCGCCTC GAAGTACGAGGAGATCAGCCCACCGAATGTGGAGGACTTCTGCTACATCACCGACAACACCTACACCAAGCAGGAG GTTGTTAAGATGGAGAGTGACATACTGAATCTTCTCAAGTTTGAGATGGGCAATCCTACCACCAAGACGTTTCTAAG GATGTTCATCAGATCTGCCCAAGAAGATAATAAGAAG TATCTTAGCCTATCGTTAGAGTTCCTGGGGAGCTACCTTTCTGAGCTGAGCTTGTTGGACTACGGCTTGCTTCGGTTCTTGCCATCACTTGTTGCAGCTTCGGTGGTGTTTGTTGCAAGGCTGACCCTTGATCCACACACCTATCCGTGG AGCAAGAAGTTGCAAACACTGACTGGTTACAAGCCATCTGAGCTGAAGGACTGTGTTACTGCCATACATGAGTTGCAGCTCAACCGGAAAGGTTCATCAACAATGGTGATCCGGGACAAATACAAGCAACACAGG TTCAAGGGTGTATCAGCATTGCTACCTCCTGTTGAGATTCCTGCATCATACTTCAAGAACCTGAAGGAGTAG
- the LOC133912865 gene encoding cyclin-A3-1-like isoform X1, translating to MADKENAAACAAPPRLTRAAAKRAAVVTAVAVAAKRKRIALTELPTLSNAVLCAHDDDDDKPKKKPLTAAEPKKTAPAPKPAPPAAAGVGEEDEGDPQLCAPYASDIYSYLRSMEKQAKRRPAEDYIAAVQVDVTANMRAILVDWLVEVAEEYKLVSDTLYLTVSYIDRFLSANALNRQKLQLLGVSAMLIASKYEEISPPNVEDFCYITDNTYTKQEVVKMESDILNLLKFEMGNPTTKTFLRMFIRSAQEDNKKYLSLSLEFLGSYLSELSLLDYGLLRFLPSLVAASVVFVARLTLDPHTYPWSKKLQTLTGYKPSELKDCVTAIHELQLNRKGSSTMVIRDKYKQHRFKGVSALLPPVEIPASYFKNLKE from the exons ATGGCCGACAAGGAGAACGCCGCCGCCTGCGCCGCCCCGCCGCGCCTCACCCGCGCAGCCGCCAAGCGGGCCGCCGTCGTCACTGCCgttgccgtcgctgccaagcgCAAGCGCATCGCGCTCACCGAACTCCCCACGCTCTCTAACGCCGTGCTCTGCGCgcatgacgacgacgacgacaagcCCAAGAAGAAGCCCCTCACCGCCGCCGAGCCCAAGAAGACCGCGCCCGCGCCCAAGCCGgcgcctcccgccgccgccggtgttggggaggaggatgaggggGACCCGCAGCTCTGCGCGCCCTACGCATCCGACATCTACTCCTACCTGCGCTCCATGGAG AAGCAGGCGAAGAGGCGGCCGGCGGAGGACTACATCGCAGCGGTGCAGGTCGACGTCACGGCCAACATGCGCGCCATCCTCGTCGACTGGCTCGTCGAGGTCGCCGAGGAGTACAAGCTCGTCTCCGACACGCTCTATCTCACAGTCTCCTACATCGACCGCTTCCTCTCCGCCAACGCACTCAACCGCCAGAAGCTGCAGCTCCTCGGCGTCTCCGCCATGCTCATCGCCTC GAAGTACGAGGAGATCAGCCCACCGAATGTGGAGGACTTCTGCTACATCACCGACAACACCTACACCAAGCAGGAG GTTGTTAAGATGGAGAGTGACATACTGAATCTTCTCAAGTTTGAGATGGGCAATCCTACCACCAAGACGTTTCTAAG GATGTTCATCAGATCTGCCCAAGAAGATAATAAGAAG TATCTTAGCCTATCGTTAGAGTTCCTGGGGAGCTACCTTTCTGAGCTGAGCTTGTTGGACTACGGCTTGCTTCGGTTCTTGCCATCACTTGTTGCAGCTTCGGTGGTGTTTGTTGCAAGGCTGACCCTTGATCCACACACCTATCCGTGG AGCAAGAAGTTGCAAACACTGACTGGTTACAAGCCATCTGAGCTGAAGGACTGTGTTACTGCCATACATGAGTTGCAGCTCAACCGGAAAGGTTCATCAACAATGGTGATCCGGGACAAATACAAGCAACACAGG TTCAAGGGTGTATCAGCATTGCTACCTCCTGTTGAGATTCCTGCATCATACTTCAAGAACCTGAAGGAGTAG